The Deltaproteobacteria bacterium DNA window GCGGGTTCGAACTGGCGCTCGCGTGCGACTTCCGCATCGCCAGCGACCGGGCCGCGTTCGCGCTCACCGAGGTGCGGCTCGGCATCATGCCGGGCGCCGGCGGCACGCAGCGGCTGCCGCGGCTGATCGGCGTCGCGCGCGCGAAGGAACTCATCTTGCTGGGCAAGCGGCTGTCGGCCGAGCAGGCGCTCGACTACGGCGTCGTCCACTCGTGCGTGCCGCACGCCGAGCTGTCGCGCGCCGTCGAGGAGCTGCTCGAAGACCTGGCCGCGTGCGCGCCGATCTCGGTGCGCATGGCCAAGGAGGCGATCGACCGCGGCACGGAGGTCGGCATCGACGAGGGGCTGCGCATCGAGCGCCGCTGCTACGACGTCACCTTGTTTACCGAGGATCGCAACGAGGGCTTGCGCGCGTTCGCCGAGAAACGGCCGCCGGTGTACCGCGGTCGCTGACGCCGCGCCGCCGCCGGCCCGGCACTGCTCCGCGCGTGCCGCGCTGCCGTCCGCCGAGTCGCCGTCGCGGCCGCGCCCGCGCCGGATGGCACCGACCGGGGGCGACGGGCGGCGCAGGCTGCCCTGCACCGACGCCGCGCGTCGG harbors:
- a CDS encoding enoyl-CoA hydratase (Catalyzes the reversible hydration of unsaturated fatty acyl-CoA to beta-hydroxyacyl-CoA); its protein translation is MTQQTTTDSPDLIVARRDDGVAWVTLNRPDARNALSRSVNLDLQRVARDLGRDRSVRAVVLTGAGDRAFCAGADLKERKGVAPEDTGPYVDAISGAIDAWARIPQPTIAAVNGFAFGGGFELALACDFRIASDRAAFALTEVRLGIMPGAGGTQRLPRLIGVARAKELILLGKRLSAEQALDYGVVHSCVPHAELSRAVEELLEDLAACAPISVRMAKEAIDRGTEVGIDEGLRIERRCYDVTLFTEDRNEGLRAFAEKRPPVYRGR